The following proteins are co-located in the Candidatus Methylomirabilota bacterium genome:
- a CDS encoding 4'-phosphopantetheinyl transferase superfamily protein has translation MSLTRSVATAHDGSWSSPPASPVLADDAIHVWRAELEPPPWRHAQLAATLSSDERGRAERFRLEDDRRRFVVARGLLRAILGRYLDVDPGRLEFAYGPRGKPALAEPLSGHGLSFSVAHSRGLALYALARHSALGVDLECVRADIDAEAVAARSFSAREQSALRSLSAAARLHAFFNGWTRKEAYLKAVGEGLSERLNSVEVSLAPGAPPEFLGIAGNAEEAAWWSLVELTPAPGYVGALAAEGRGWTLSCFGDPQDGR, from the coding sequence GTGAGCCTCACGCGCTCTGTGGCGACCGCCCACGATGGATCGTGGTCATCGCCGCCCGCGTCGCCCGTCCTGGCGGACGACGCGATCCACGTCTGGCGCGCCGAGCTCGAGCCGCCGCCCTGGCGGCATGCCCAGCTCGCCGCCACGCTCTCGAGCGACGAACGTGGGCGGGCGGAACGATTCCGCCTCGAGGACGATCGGCGACGGTTCGTCGTCGCCCGGGGGCTCCTCAGGGCGATCCTCGGGCGCTACCTGGACGTCGACCCGGGTCGGCTCGAGTTCGCGTATGGGCCGCGGGGCAAGCCGGCACTCGCCGAGCCCTTGAGCGGACACGGGCTCAGCTTCAGCGTGGCTCACTCGCGCGGCCTCGCGCTCTATGCCCTGGCCCGTCACAGCGCTCTCGGCGTCGATCTCGAGTGCGTTCGCGCCGATATCGACGCCGAGGCCGTCGCGGCGCGCTCGTTCTCAGCGCGAGAGCAGAGCGCCCTGCGATCGCTATCGGCGGCGGCGCGGCTCCACGCATTCTTCAACGGCTGGACCCGCAAAGAAGCGTATCTGAAGGCGGTCGGTGAAGGTCTCAGTGAGCGCCTGAACAGCGTGGAGGTCTCGCTGGCCCCGGGGGCGCCGCCCGAGTTCCTGGGCATCGCGGGGAATGCCGAGGAAGCCGCCTGGTGGTCCCTCGTCGAGCTGACACCCGCGCCCGGGTACGTCGGCGCGCTCGCGGCGGAAGGCCGCGGCTGGACGCTCTCCTGCTTCGGCGACCCTCAGGACGGCCGGTAG